The window CGTTTTCGCGTACAAGCGGAATTGGCATCGGCCACGCTTCGTCGCCGATACGCAGGATGCGGCGATCGGGAGAGGTTTCCTCCAGCATGTGATAGGCATTGAACTCTGCAAGCGCTTTGGCCCGCAGATCGCGGTTCTCGGCGTCATCGGGTGTCACGACGAGCCGCTTGTGTGTCTCACCGAAGATCTTGATCAGTGCAGCTTCATCGTTCGCTTCGAGTGCCTGTTGCAACGCGCTCACGGCGGCGTCGGGCGTTGCGAAAGTTTGTTGGTCGTATGCCGCGATGACGGGGGACGCCGTCAGAAGCGCCGTCACGAGGGCGCACACGGGCAATAGGCGACATAGCGTTTTCATCTCGTCTCTCCCTATCGGCGACCCATGCGACCGCCGCCTCCGCCGAACCCGCCGCGGCCGCCGGAGAAGCTGCCTGCGCCCTGAAAGTTGCGAGCGCCTTGCGATGATCCCTGCGCACGCGGTGAAGACTGCCGACTCGCCGCGCCGCGGGCGCTATCTGCACGCGCGGCCTGACCGGAGCCGTAGCCGCTAAATGCGGCGCCACCGCCTCCCTGGAAGTTGCCCCTGTTTTGCCCGCGCGATGGCTGTCCGGCCGTCGGCCCGCGCGGGGCCGCACGGTCGATGCCGCCGGACGCGCCGACGTTGCCAGCGTTGCCACGCGACGGCGGGTCGCCGACACGCTGCGCCGATGCGCGTGTAGTGCCGCCAGAGACCTGTCCCGGCGTCTTCTCGGAACGCCACTGGGTCGAGCGCTGAGACGCAGAGGTTCCGTTGGCTGAGCGGTTCTGAGCGCGATTGCTCAGTTCGTTCTTGACGTCGGCGCGATTGACGTTGGTCTCGCGGTTGATGTTGATGGTGTTGTTGCCGCCTTCGTAATGCGATACATAGTGCCCGCCATGCCACGCCGCGGTAATCGCTGCACCCCAGATCAGGCCTGTGGCGAAAGCCGCCCCTGGTGCGTAAGGATAGTAATAGACCGGATAGGGGGCGGGCCAATAGCCATAGACCGGTGTTGGGCTACTCACGACGACCGTCGAAGGATTGTACTGCGGTACGTAGATGACTTCGGGATTTGACGGCACAATCTTGATAACTTCCTTCTCAACGACCACCGTCTGTTTGTCGTCCGTCTTGAGATTTCCTGCCGATTGCGTCTGACGTCGGAACCGCTGCACGGCATCCAGCACCGCGCTCTGGTCTGCGACCACTGCTTCACCCAGGGCAACTGTCCAGTCGAGGTCCCTGCTCAGTTGCCTCACGACTTCGGGGTAATTCAGCAGTGCCTTGACAGGATCCTGCCACGACTCGTTGACCGGTAAGTCCTTTTGGGTCTTCCTGCGCGCGAGGAAGCGGTCGGCCTG is drawn from Caballeronia sp. NK8 and contains these coding sequences:
- a CDS encoding DUF3300 domain-containing protein; translation: MDPASLDKLVGPIALYPDDLIAIILPASTYPVEIVQADRFLARRKTQKDLPVNESWQDPVKALLNYPEVVRQLSRDLDWTVALGEAVVADQSAVLDAVQRFRRQTQSAGNLKTDDKQTVVVEKEVIKIVPSNPEVIYVPQYNPSTVVVSSPTPVYGYWPAPYPVYYYPYAPGAAFATGLIWGAAITAAWHGGHYVSHYEGGNNTININRETNVNRADVKNELSNRAQNRSANGTSASQRSTQWRSEKTPGQVSGGTTRASAQRVGDPPSRGNAGNVGASGGIDRAAPRGPTAGQPSRGQNRGNFQGGGGAAFSGYGSGQAARADSARGAASRQSSPRAQGSSQGARNFQGAGSFSGGRGGFGGGGGRMGRR